From a region of the Phaseolus vulgaris cultivar G19833 chromosome 6, P. vulgaris v2.0, whole genome shotgun sequence genome:
- the LOC137833394 gene encoding uncharacterized protein codes for MSITTRSGKVIGKGVGDNLVVEEEVLKDIESEKEQIECEGGEGRNKEDVVHIGEKIEKNQKSEKQERSVPIKDVPYPLAPTKKCKERQFARFMDILKRLQINIPFTEDLKQMPTYAKFMKELLTKKIKINDQEIVELEAGCSATIQKSLPKKSRDPGSCTLPVTIGNLTVEKALLDLGASINLMPLSMLKKIGDVEVKPTRMTLQLADRSIKYPHGIVEYLLVKVDKFLFPVDFVVMDIEEDVEVPLILGRPFMKTAKVIIDVDKGKLKVCVLDEEVSFNVFEAKKYSNDHKECFRVDMNVVEPSMMFEMFGEMNGWMEESLEREAGAYGVGTRVEDTPEMVAEPTGATTNDEHSSSE; via the exons ATGTCTATCACTACTAGAAGTGGGAAAGTTATAGGAAAAGGAGTTGGAGATAATTTAGTTGTTGAGGAGGAGGTTTTAAAAGATATAGAGAgtgaaaaagaacaaattgagtGTGAGGGAGGAGAAGGAAGGAATAAGGAAGATGTTGTACATATTggagagaaaatagaaaaaaatcaaaaaagtgaaaaacaagAGAGGAGTGTTCCTATAAAAGATGTACCATATCCACTTGCTCCTACAAAGAAATGCAAGGAAAGACAATTTGCAAGATTTATGGATATTCTCAAAAGATTGCAAATTAACATTCCATTTACTGAAGATTTAAAGCAGATGCCTACATATGCTAAATTCATGAAGGAATTAttgacaaagaaaataaaaatcaatgaCCAGGAGATAGTTGAATTGGAAGCTGGATGCAGTGCTACAATTCAAAAATCATTACCAAAGAAATCCAGAGATCCTGGGAGTTGCACTTTGCCAGTTACCATAGGAAATCTAACTGTTGAAAAGGCATTATTGGATCTTGGAGCTAGTATTAATTTGATGCCTTTATCAATGCTGAAGAAAATTGGAGATGTAGAAGTGAAACCAACAAGAATGACTTTGCAGTTGGCTGATAGATCAATCAAATATCCACATGGAATAGTTGAATATCTATTGGTAAAGGTAGATAAATTTCTATTCCCAGTAGATTTTGTTGTAATGGATATTGAAGAAGATGTTGAAGTACCTTTGATATTGGGAAGACCATTCATGAAAACTGCCAAAGTTATAATTGATGTAGACAAAGGAAAATTGAAGGTTTGTGTTCTAGATGAAGAAGTAagctttaatgtttttgaagcaAAGAAGTATTCAAATGACCATAAAGAGTGTTTCAGAGTGGATATGAATGTTGTTGAACCTTCAATGAT GTTTGAAATGTTTGGTGAAATGAATGGATGGATGGAAGAGAGCTTAGAAAG GGAGGCAGGAGCATATGGAGTTGGGACTAGAGTTGAAGATACACCAGAAATGGTAGCTGAACCAACTGGAGCAACAACAAATGATGAACATTCAAGTTCAGAATGA